A single genomic interval of Amycolatopsis albispora harbors:
- a CDS encoding VOC family protein: MSREIQLTFDAHDPRSLSCFWRDALGYVHPAPPGVELPEGADPLAAWDEFLERVGVPEDQRNSSSAVEDPDGRGPRLFFQQVPEDKVAKNRVHIDIRAAPGLQGDERMAALEVECERLVALGAERLERHEPAPPLSHGFIVMRDPEGNEFCLD; the protein is encoded by the coding sequence ATGAGCCGCGAAATCCAGCTCACCTTCGACGCGCACGACCCGCGCTCGCTGTCCTGCTTCTGGCGCGACGCACTGGGTTACGTCCACCCGGCCCCGCCGGGGGTCGAGCTGCCCGAGGGCGCGGACCCGCTGGCGGCGTGGGACGAATTCCTGGAGCGGGTCGGCGTTCCGGAGGACCAGCGCAACTCGAGTTCCGCGGTGGAGGACCCGGACGGGCGGGGGCCGCGGCTGTTCTTCCAGCAGGTGCCGGAGGACAAGGTGGCCAAGAACCGCGTCCACATCGACATCCGCGCGGCGCCCGGCTTGCAGGGCGACGAGCGCATGGCGGCGCTGGAGGTGGAGTGCGAACGGCTCGTCGCGCTGGGCGCCGAGCGGCTCGAACGGCACGAACCCGCGCCACCGCTCAGCCACGGGTTCATCGTGATGCGCGACCCCGAGGGCAACGAGTTCTGCCTGGACTGA
- a CDS encoding DinB family protein, with product MNGFDWNRSLREQWEFHWRHQVRARLDGLTDDEYFWAPVPDAWSVRPRGTSTAPVQAGAGDFTIDYAIPTPDPAPFTTIAWRLGHVIVGVLAARNASHFGGPPASYDSWHYAGDAATALDQLGTQLDAWVTGVGGLSEAELRTPVGNKEPYPELAIADLVLHIHRELIHHLSEVCLLRDLYLHTNGALR from the coding sequence ATGAACGGATTCGACTGGAACCGGAGCCTGCGGGAGCAGTGGGAGTTCCACTGGCGGCACCAGGTCCGCGCCCGCCTCGACGGCCTGACCGACGACGAGTACTTCTGGGCGCCCGTGCCGGACGCCTGGAGCGTGCGCCCGCGCGGCACCTCGACCGCGCCCGTGCAGGCCGGAGCCGGGGACTTCACCATCGACTACGCCATTCCCACGCCCGATCCCGCGCCCTTCACCACCATCGCCTGGCGGCTCGGCCACGTCATCGTCGGTGTGCTCGCCGCCCGCAACGCGTCGCACTTCGGCGGGCCCCCGGCGTCCTACGACAGCTGGCACTACGCCGGCGACGCGGCCACCGCGCTCGACCAGCTCGGCACGCAGCTCGACGCCTGGGTGACCGGGGTCGGCGGGCTCAGCGAGGCGGAGCTCCGCACCCCGGTCGGTAACAAGGAGCCCTATCCCGAGCTGGCGATCGCCGATCTGGTGCTGCACATCCACCGCGAGCTGATCCACCACCTGTCCGAGGTCTGCCTGCTGCGCGACCTGTACCTGCACACGAACGGAGCCCTCCGATGA
- a CDS encoding carboxylesterase family protein, which yields MQFETSSGPVVGRVEADVVRVLGVPYAVAKRFEVPEAPPPFSEPFTAFERALAPPQHRSPLLTRLIGDDDLGDGEACQRLSITAPADLAEGERLPVMVWIHGGSYVTGAGDLNVYDPRALVTEQRVVVVTVTYRLGVLGFLGDGVRVPANLGLLDQLAALRWVRDNIAAFGGDPGAVTVFGQSAGGDAIAHLMISEGADGLFRRAIIQSAPLGITSGRSAMTSAMLAAVGELSREAPVGEILAAQMVAEKAARRFGLPGGMPFGVQYGLPPVPPEAERDEAWRKAAPRIDVLIGCTAEEAALFAGAVPAIERVFRIPVAGPVIRRFGTAPLTRKIYDAPARAFARRHREAGGQAVRYRMTWQPDGSSFGAAHIADLPLILGTRQAWERSKLLGRVDWSEVDRRGRAVRRVWAGFARTGQVSPDDAQAARDTLTFPAS from the coding sequence GTGCAGTTCGAGACTTCGTCGGGGCCGGTCGTCGGGCGGGTCGAAGCGGACGTGGTGCGGGTGCTCGGGGTGCCCTACGCGGTCGCGAAACGGTTCGAGGTGCCGGAGGCGCCGCCCCCGTTCAGCGAACCGTTCACCGCGTTCGAGCGGGCGCTCGCCCCGCCGCAGCACCGGTCCCCGCTGCTCACCCGGCTGATCGGGGACGACGACCTCGGTGACGGCGAGGCGTGCCAGCGGCTGTCGATCACCGCGCCCGCGGACCTCGCCGAGGGTGAGCGCCTGCCGGTCATGGTGTGGATCCACGGCGGTTCCTACGTCACCGGCGCGGGTGACCTGAACGTGTACGACCCGCGGGCGCTGGTCACCGAGCAGCGGGTGGTGGTCGTGACGGTGACCTACCGGCTCGGCGTGCTCGGCTTCCTCGGCGACGGAGTCCGGGTGCCGGCGAATCTCGGCCTGCTCGACCAGCTCGCGGCGCTGCGCTGGGTGCGCGACAACATCGCGGCGTTCGGCGGTGATCCCGGGGCGGTCACGGTGTTCGGCCAGTCCGCCGGTGGGGACGCGATCGCGCACCTGATGATCAGCGAGGGCGCCGACGGGTTGTTCCGGCGCGCGATCATCCAGAGCGCGCCGCTGGGCATCACGTCCGGGCGGTCCGCGATGACTTCGGCGATGCTCGCGGCGGTCGGTGAGCTGTCGCGGGAGGCGCCGGTCGGGGAGATCCTCGCGGCGCAGATGGTCGCGGAGAAGGCGGCGCGGCGCTTCGGGCTGCCCGGCGGAATGCCGTTCGGGGTGCAGTACGGCCTGCCGCCGGTGCCCCCGGAAGCCGAACGGGACGAGGCCTGGCGGAAGGCCGCGCCCCGGATCGACGTGCTGATCGGCTGCACCGCGGAGGAGGCGGCCCTGTTCGCCGGGGCGGTGCCCGCGATCGAGCGCGTGTTCCGGATTCCCGTGGCGGGCCCGGTGATCCGGCGTTTCGGCACGGCGCCGCTGACCCGGAAGATCTACGACGCGCCCGCGCGCGCCTTCGCCCGGCGGCATCGGGAGGCGGGCGGGCAGGCCGTGCGGTACCGGATGACCTGGCAGCCGGACGGCAGCTCGTTCGGCGCGGCGCACATCGCCGACCTGCCGCTCATCCTCGGCACGCGGCAGGCCTGGGAACGCTCGAAGCTGCTGGGGCGCGTCGACTGGTCCGAAGTGGACCGTCGTGGCCGTGCGGTCCGCCGCGTCTGGGCGGGTTTCGCCCGCACCGGCCAGGTTTCCCCGGACGACGCGCAGGCAGCCCGCGACACGCTGACCTTCCCGGCGAGCTGA
- a CDS encoding helix-turn-helix transcriptional regulator, with translation MDGEDRGTTERVLTLLGLLQQRQVWTGPELADRLGVTPRTVRRDVERLRALGYPVHASQGVGGGYQLGAGQDLPPLLLDDEEAIATAVSLLVGAGGAVASAGDAALRALAKLDRVLPSRLRHEVRTLSDAVESFDGGRVPVDPEVLMTLARACRDQVEAGFGYPSGGEVRERRVEPYRVVASDRRWYLLAYDLDRDGWRNFRVDRMTGVIARTWRFSPREAPDAAAFVQENVALRVYPQQARFLVHAAADTVRAQVPASAAVVRARGKGRCEVRSGAASLDYVLMHVLLLGHEFEVLDPPELRARCGELADRLRAAGSV, from the coding sequence GTGGACGGTGAGGACCGGGGGACGACGGAACGGGTGCTCACCCTGCTCGGGCTGTTGCAGCAGCGGCAGGTCTGGACCGGACCCGAGCTCGCCGACCGCCTCGGGGTCACGCCGCGCACGGTCCGGCGTGACGTCGAACGGCTGCGCGCGCTCGGTTATCCGGTGCACGCGAGCCAGGGCGTCGGTGGCGGATACCAGCTCGGCGCCGGGCAGGACCTGCCGCCGCTGCTGCTCGACGACGAAGAGGCGATCGCCACCGCGGTCTCGCTGCTGGTCGGCGCGGGCGGGGCGGTCGCCAGCGCGGGGGACGCCGCGCTGCGGGCGCTGGCCAAGCTCGACCGGGTGCTGCCGTCGCGGCTGCGGCACGAGGTGCGCACGTTGTCCGACGCGGTGGAGTCCTTCGACGGTGGCCGCGTGCCGGTTGATCCCGAGGTGCTGATGACGCTGGCCAGGGCGTGCCGCGACCAGGTCGAGGCCGGGTTCGGCTACCCGTCCGGCGGCGAGGTGCGGGAGCGGCGGGTCGAGCCGTACCGCGTGGTCGCCTCCGATCGCCGCTGGTACCTGCTCGCCTATGACCTCGACCGGGACGGCTGGCGCAATTTTCGGGTGGACCGGATGACCGGGGTGATCGCGCGGACCTGGCGGTTCAGCCCGCGCGAGGCGCCGGACGCGGCGGCGTTCGTGCAGGAGAACGTCGCGTTGCGCGTTTACCCGCAGCAGGCGCGGTTCCTCGTGCACGCCGCGGCGGACACGGTTCGCGCGCAGGTCCCGGCGTCGGCCGCCGTGGTCCGCGCGCGGGGGAAGGGGCGCTGCGAGGTGCGCAGCGGCGCGGCCAGCCTCGACTACGTCCTGATGCACGTGCTGCTGCTGGGGCACGAGTTCGAGGTGCTCGACCCGCCGGAACTGCGGGCGCGCTGCGGTGAGCTGGCGGACCGGCTGCGGGCGGCCGGGTCCGTGTGA